Sequence from the Methanobacterium alkalithermotolerans genome:
GTCAAGTTCACCAAAAAAACTGGTTTAAGTTATGGTATCACCATTATCACCATACTATTTTTATGTACCTCCTTTAGCTTCCTTCTGGTGGAAAGGGGTGTTAATCCTGAAGTTAAAAATTATGAGGACTCCGCCTGGTATACCGTTACCACCATGACCACCACCGGTTACGGGGATATTGTGCCGGTAACCTCCTGGGGACGGTTTATAGGTGCCTTTATGATGATTTCTGGTTTGGCCTTCACTGGATATGCCACCGCATCTGTGGCCAGTATGCTGGTGGATAAATTCCGGGAAGAACAAGACAAGGATCGTAAAGCACTGGCCCAGATATCTCAAAAACTAAACCAGGAAAGGAAAAAAGAAAGTGAAGAAATTAAAGAGTCACTGAATGATATTTTAAAAAGGCTGGATGAGAAAAAATAATTGTTTAAACTTTTTTTACTAATCTAAGGGAGTATTATATAATTATTTCAGGGCCAGCTGAATATTAATCCGTAATTCCTCATTATTTAAGGGCTTAAGCAAATAACAATTAGGATTAATCTCCAGGGCACTATCCACCACTTTTGGATCCATATAAGCACTGATAATGATTATCGGGAACTTGCTCCAACTTTTTAATTTTTTTATGGTTTCAATACCATTGATTTTTCCTTTTAAATGGATATCGGCCACGACCAGATGGGGAGGGTGCTTTTTTGCAATTTCCAAAGCTTCACTACCTGTAGAAGAGATGAATACTTTATCATATCCCCATGATTTTAACTTGGTTTTAAGTTCCAGGGCTATTAGACCTTCATCTTCCATTATCAGGATATTTTTTTCCATATTATCTCCCCTTTATGAGTATCAGGTAACTCCTATTATAAGCTATTTTTTTTGCAATCCCTTATCATAGTTACTGCTTTATAAGCACCCCCTATATAAATTTAATGTTTTATATTCAATATTTTTAAAATTATTTGATAGTTTAGGAATATTATTTAACTTATCATAAAAAAAATCTTATTTAAACTTTTTAGATTAACATTTACTTTGCTGTAAGAACAATTAATAATCAATAAAATAATATAATAAACAGTATAGTAATTTACAGCTTAAAAAACAAGATTTAATACATTGTGGGTTAATAGCACATTTATTTAAGGAAAATATATATAAAGTAGTTACAACATAAGGGCATACGATAAGATAGCATTGTTCACCCTGTATATATATTGTGGGTATGAACATCTAAGGAAAGTGATATTATGGAAACAACTATGATTTCCACCATTTATTCCATTGAGCCGGTGATGATCTGTATCACCCAGTTTTCTCCCAAAAAGGTAGTGCTCTTAAGGGAGGATAAGGCTCCAGATGAGAAAAATAAAGTGGAGCAAATTTTGAATGATACAGTAGGTAAATTTATTGAAATTGTATCCCATGAAACCAGCTTATATGACGTGGTGCGGGTAGCTCAGGACACGGCTGATGTGATTGATGAAGAAAAAGCAGCCGGCAGAAGGGTGGTAGTTAATATCAGTGGGGGACGTAAACCTCAAGCTTTAGGTGCTCTTTTTGGTTGTTATGCCCGGCACCAGGAAGTAGAAAGAATAGTATATGTCACTGAAGAAGACAGTGAATTAATTGATCTACCTATACTCAACTTTGGTATTTCTAAAACTAAAAAACAGGTTTTAGAGTCTCTCATTAATGGGGAGAGTTCGGTTAAAAACCTGGCCATAAAAATCGGTATCAGCCGGGGTATGACCTACAACCACATCCGTGAATTACGGGAAATGGGCTTTATTGATCAAAATAAACTGGAAATTACTTCTGCTGGACAGCTGGCAGTAATCTAATTTCTTCTTTTACTTAGATTATTTAAGCAGAGCTAATAAACTAAATTTTCTCCTTTACCTTTATTAAAATATATAACTGACCTATTTTTTTTTATTTATTCTGGTGTATTTAATTTACTTTGGAATTCTAAAAAGGAATGGAATTTACAATCTGATCTAAAATAATTAATATTTGAAAAATTCCAGATGCCTGGAGCTATGATATGATAAGTTTTTAGCTAATAATACCGTATTAAAGATGTTTTTAGGTAACATTTGCATTGTAATATCCCACCTTTTTAGTTCACTTGTGTAATTCATTTCACTTAGTAAGAAAGTGTACCTGATTACACTAATGAACTTAATAAAGAGTAAGCTAGATTTCACCAGTTAAATCTTTAAAGTATTTAACTAAGGCAATGAATTTTTAATCAATGAATCAGGCTTTTAAAGCATTATTTTAAATTAAAAAGAAAAATTAATCCGTATTATTTCTTCATATAATTTGAATAGTTTAGGAGGGTATAAAATTCCTTAAAAAAAATACTATAATTCCAATTTTTTTATATCTACCACTCTGCATGATAAACCAGTCTCTGGCTTAAATCCATTATAAAATCACAGCAGGCCAACTTATCCAACCATTCCAGGGGAATACTCTTTTTACCATAATAAGCCCCGGCAAGCTGACCATAAATAGCCCCCACGGTATCCGCATCATCCCCCAGATTCACCGCCAGAAGAGCACCACTTTTAAAATTATCCGAGTTATAAAAGGCCCATAAAGCAGCCTCCAGGGACAGAACCACATAACCCCTGGCCTTAATCTGTGGAGGGTTTTTTGTTTTATAGGATCCCTTAATTACTTCTTTTAGTTCTAAATTAATCTCCTCTGTAAAGGGGTGATTATCCGGGGATAATAATTTATCTTTATCCTCACCTAAAAGGGCCCTCCAGAGTAGATGGGCAAAGTAGGTGCAGCACTCCACCACCAGGGGGTGCTGGTGGGTGGTGCAGGAGCTAAGCCGGGCATACTTTAAGACTTCTTCTTTTTTAGAGAAAAAATAGATGGGTATGGGGGCTATGCGCATCAGGGAACCATTACCTGCAGAATTACTATGATCTGGCCCAGAATAGGGTTCTTGGGTATCGGCAAAGTGTTCCAGAGCCTCCCGGGTGGTGTTACCTATATCAAAACACTCCCCATTAACTGATAAATATCCCTCCTGGTACCAGGCCAGGTAGCGTTCCATCTGGTCCTGAGGGTCAAAGCCCTTACTATCAATCAAACTTTTAGCCAAAGCCAGGGCTAAACTGGTATCATCACTCCACTCCCCTGCTTTAAGGTTGTGGGATCCACCTTCCCTAAAACCGGTAACTTCTTTAAAACTCCCGGGGGCATTAAATTCCACCGGCACGCCCAGGGCATCTCCCACAGCCAGTCCTAAAAGGGAGCCGTACATGCGGTCCTGGGTTTCTGTTTGGATAATTTTTAATCTTTTTACCAGTTTTCTTAAATTTCCCTGGGCAATGAATTCACTTAAAAAACCAGGGGAGTAACGATCAGCCATCACCACCCCACTAAATACCTCTACCAGACTGCAGATATCTGCTTTTTCCAGGTCTTCTGGTAAATGAGGGGATTTATTAAATACCTGAATGAAATGTTCCATGTATAGTTTATTTACCAGCTGGAACACTTCAAAAGAATAGATATAAGGATCAATAAGGTCCGGGTCATCTTCTCCTTCGTAGTGGTGGTCCGGGGGGTGGCGGAAAAATTCATAGTATTTTAAAAACCGGGCAATATTGGCAGGGGAAGGGATGATCATTTTTTCATGCTCCATTAATATTAATTAAGGGAGATACTTTAGCATAAAATTTATGATTTAGATTATACCAAATTAAATAAAAAGTTATATGGGTTAAAGTAAGTATTCCGGATTTAAACCAGCTAACCGGTTATAATTTAATAATAGATAGGGGGAGTAAAAACATGACTAAATTTAAGTTCTATGGTGGGGTGGATGAAATAGGGGGAAATAAGGTACAGCTTATTTCACAGGAAAACTCTATCTTCTTTGATTTTGGTAAGAGTTTCAACCGGGAGGGTGAGTTTTTCTCGGAATTCTTACAACCCCGTAAATTTAATGGTATTATGGATCTGGTGGAATTTGGACTCTTACCCCCTGTAAAGGGTATCTACCGGGAGGACTACCTTAAAAAAGCCGGCCTACAACATACTCCCCAGCCCTCAATTCAGGGGATTTTAATAAGCCACGCCCACCTGGACCACATGGGATACTTACACCACATCCGGGAGGACATACCATTCTACATGACCCGGGATAGTCACCGGATTATCCGGGCTCTGGAGATGACGGGGATAGCAGGATTTAATAATTACACCACCTATCAACCTGATTTTCTACTTTTACCTAAAAAAAGATTGAATAAGAATTCTAAAACCACTCATAAGCGGGCTGATGCCAGGGATGGGATTAAAAAACCCCGGCCAATTGAAATCATGGAACCCTACCAGGAATATGAGCTGGGAGATTTAAAAATCACTTCAGCCCCGGTGGACCACTCCCTACCAGGATCCTGTGCTTTTATGAGTGATGATGGTGAAGAAGCAGTTTTATATACCGGGGATTTCCGGTTCCATGGTCTTCGGGAAAGAGAAACCCTGAAGATGATTAAAGAAGCTAAAAAATTCACCCCCACCACCATTATCACCGAGGGTACCCGGATTGATCGGGACCATAATCGGACTGAAGCAGATATTAAACTAAAAGCAGCTGATAAAGCCCTGTCCCATGATGGGCTTTTGATTGTTAATTATCCTTTGCGGGATCTGGATCGTTTTTATACATTTTACCAGGTAGCAAAAGAAAGCGACCGGACCATGGTGGTGAATACTAAACAGGCCTTTTTATTAAATGAGTTTGGAGGTGATGGTTACCCTGGCCTGAAGGATGTGGCGGTATATGTACCCCGCCGGGGCTGGGGATTACTGGGAGGAGAATCCCAGGTGTGTATGGAAGATGAATGGATTTACTCCTGTGAGTTAGGAGAAGAATACCTGGACTCTGATTACAAGGGATGGGAAAAAGACTACATCAACTGGGATAATAATGTTAATTACCAGGACCTGCAGGAAAAACCAGAAGATTACATCTTCCAGTGTGACTACTTTGAATTTAAAGAATTAATTGATATAAAACCAGAAAATGCGATTTATATTAAATCTAAAACTGAACCCTTTAATGATGAGATGGAGATTGATGCCCGGAGGGAGAAAAACTGGTTGGAGCACTTTAATATTCAGATTGAAACCGGGTACCATGCCTCCGGTCATGCCCATGGAGTGGAGATACTGGAAATGATACAGGAGATTGCACCAGAGAAGGTTTATCCCATACATACCCGTCATAAGGAGAAGTTCCAGGTACTGGAAGATGATGGTATTAAGGTGGTGGATCCGGAGCAAAATAAATGATGGAGTTGAATATTCAGGTTTAGACGGCCCTGCATTAAAATATATGAGGGGAAAATAAACCCTTATTTAGAAATTATCCCCTGAAAGATAAGTTATTATGTTCAAATATCACTAATAGTTTATTTTATCTGATTTAGGTAGCCAGGGAATGCTACTGGGGACTTTACCGTTTAATTATTATATTATAAAATCAATATAATACTCTGAATGCATGGAGGTGTATTTTAGGTTGCTAACTAATGATAAACGTGGCCAGGGAGGGGCAGAATATTTACTGCTTCTAGGAGGGGTGATTGTAGTGGCTATTATGGCTATTATGATCTATCAGAGTTACTTTAATATGGGATCTGGAGATGGTGAACCGGTGGATGTCACCATGAATATCACTCATATAAACAGTCCCTTTGCTTTAAAATATGTTTACCAGGTTAATGATACCACCAATAATACTAATTCTGTTATACGCTCTAATACTGGACAATTCCAGTACCTGAATCGGGGTCAAACCAATTCGGTTTATCTGGGGAAAATGAATCCCGGGACCAGTTTCACGGTTATGGTGGCGGTGGGCTGGCCGGTAACTCACCAGTATGATCAACCAGGTTCTGACTGGACCGGTAATAATCGCTGGGTAAGGGTGGATCTGGCCATGGGAGATGAGGTAAGTAGCTGGGTAGTAGCAGGACCCTATGATTGGAGGAAGAATCCTTCAGGAGCGGTAATTAAATCATTCACCGTACCAGGAGGAGGGGGAGGAATACCCAACCTCATGGATGATATATTCGAAGTAAGAAATAAAACCTCACCCTGATTTTTTAAATTAAGCACCTTTACTGGTGCTAATCCACCTTTTCTTTTTTTATGGTTATCTTAAGGCTTCAAGTTAAAAATATATGAATTTAAAAGTTTGGTTTTTTTAAAATTTTAATCAATTAAAACTGCTATTTTTTATCCATCATCAACTTTTTTAGATTTTTTATAGGATGATATGATACTGCCTATTACAATTCCAATTCCTGCTCCCATGGCAGCACCCAGAGCCAGATTATTAAATATTATTCCCAGAGCAGTACCTATTCCCACACCCATTACCAGTCCAGTTCCAACCCATTGATCTTCTTTAGCCATTATAATCACCCATTTCTTTTTGGTTAAATATTAAAATTAAAGCTTCAACTCTCTTATAATTTCTGTATATAATATTCTATTTTTTCTTTCAACTTCCTTTAAACCATGTTTTTGGTAGATTATTTGAGCTTCCCTTTCATTGGAAACATCAGAAGTATAGAGTCGCAGGTAATCCACCTTCTTACTCCGGGCCTCTTTAATGGTATAGGTAAGTAATTTTGTCCCGATTCCCTTACCTCTTTCTTCCGGGGCTACACAAAACCAGAAAAGCCATACTGCTTCATCTGCATCTTTTAAA
This genomic interval carries:
- a CDS encoding response regulator; this encodes MEKNILIMEDEGLIALELKTKLKSWGYDKVFISSTGSEALEIAKKHPPHLVVADIHLKGKINGIETIKKLKSWSKFPIIIISAYMDPKVVDSALEINPNCYLLKPLNNEELRINIQLALK
- the csa3 gene encoding CRISPR-associated CARF protein Csa3 — encoded protein: METTMISTIYSIEPVMICITQFSPKKVVLLREDKAPDEKNKVEQILNDTVGKFIEIVSHETSLYDVVRVAQDTADVIDEEKAAGRRVVVNISGGRKPQALGALFGCYARHQEVERIVYVTEEDSELIDLPILNFGISKTKKQVLESLINGESSVKNLAIKIGISRGMTYNHIRELREMGFIDQNKLEITSAGQLAVI
- a CDS encoding potassium channel family protein codes for the protein MRDKIKNIMQQFLQFYLTILIILIVVDVVLLIVLTLDQSRIFEFFQISSSTVVNIYNFDLMVSLLLFINLLMVLITREDRRDFIKNNWVFIPAVIPFDFIFLGQLGVTLTLPLAILRVIHILALIRTITKMGSTFVKFTKKTGLSYGITIITILFLCTSFSFLLVERGVNPEVKNYEDSAWYTVTTMTTTGYGDIVPVTSWGRFIGAFMMISGLAFTGYATASVASMLVDKFREEQDKDRKALAQISQKLNQERKKESEEIKESLNDILKRLDEKK
- a CDS encoding class III signal peptide-containing protein, giving the protein MLTNDKRGQGGAEYLLLLGGVIVVAIMAIMIYQSYFNMGSGDGEPVDVTMNITHINSPFALKYVYQVNDTTNNTNSVIRSNTGQFQYLNRGQTNSVYLGKMNPGTSFTVMVAVGWPVTHQYDQPGSDWTGNNRWVRVDLAMGDEVSSWVVAGPYDWRKNPSGAVIKSFTVPGGGGGIPNLMDDIFEVRNKTSP
- a CDS encoding GNAT family N-acetyltransferase, with protein sequence MVKIVPATEETLPEAKKLIKRVFPYRSLSEQFNLMAITSPDNWLLKKIMNLFGIKDILDIYLAVNEKQEVVGTTGLYNYLKDADEAVWLFWFCVAPEERGKGIGTKLLTYTIKEARSKKVDYLRLYTSDVSNEREAQIIYQKHGLKEVERKNRILYTEIIRELKL
- a CDS encoding ADP-ribosylglycohydrolase family protein is translated as MEHEKMIIPSPANIARFLKYYEFFRHPPDHHYEGEDDPDLIDPYIYSFEVFQLVNKLYMEHFIQVFNKSPHLPEDLEKADICSLVEVFSGVVMADRYSPGFLSEFIAQGNLRKLVKRLKIIQTETQDRMYGSLLGLAVGDALGVPVEFNAPGSFKEVTGFREGGSHNLKAGEWSDDTSLALALAKSLIDSKGFDPQDQMERYLAWYQEGYLSVNGECFDIGNTTREALEHFADTQEPYSGPDHSNSAGNGSLMRIAPIPIYFFSKKEEVLKYARLSSCTTHQHPLVVECCTYFAHLLWRALLGEDKDKLLSPDNHPFTEEINLELKEVIKGSYKTKNPPQIKARGYVVLSLEAALWAFYNSDNFKSGALLAVNLGDDADTVGAIYGQLAGAYYGKKSIPLEWLDKLACCDFIMDLSQRLVYHAEW
- a CDS encoding MBL fold metallo-hydrolase, whose product is MTKFKFYGGVDEIGGNKVQLISQENSIFFDFGKSFNREGEFFSEFLQPRKFNGIMDLVEFGLLPPVKGIYREDYLKKAGLQHTPQPSIQGILISHAHLDHMGYLHHIREDIPFYMTRDSHRIIRALEMTGIAGFNNYTTYQPDFLLLPKKRLNKNSKTTHKRADARDGIKKPRPIEIMEPYQEYELGDLKITSAPVDHSLPGSCAFMSDDGEEAVLYTGDFRFHGLRERETLKMIKEAKKFTPTTIITEGTRIDRDHNRTEADIKLKAADKALSHDGLLIVNYPLRDLDRFYTFYQVAKESDRTMVVNTKQAFLLNEFGGDGYPGLKDVAVYVPRRGWGLLGGESQVCMEDEWIYSCELGEEYLDSDYKGWEKDYINWDNNVNYQDLQEKPEDYIFQCDYFEFKELIDIKPENAIYIKSKTEPFNDEMEIDARREKNWLEHFNIQIETGYHASGHAHGVEILEMIQEIAPEKVYPIHTRHKEKFQVLEDDGIKVVDPEQNK